The Lentzea guizhouensis genome contains a region encoding:
- the hisB gene encoding imidazoleglycerol-phosphate dehydratase HisB, which produces MSRVGKVERTTRESSVYVEIDLDGTGQVEISTGVPFYDHMLTAFGVHGCFDLIVRATGDTHIDAHHSVEDIAIVLGQALREALGDKKGIRRFGDCWIPMDETLAHAAVDVSGRPYTVHRGEPEQFNSFVIGGNYPFVLNRHVFESLAFHAQIALHVRVEYGRDPHHIAEAEYKAIARALRAAVEPDPRVGGIPSTKGVL; this is translated from the coding sequence GTGAGTCGCGTTGGCAAGGTGGAGCGCACGACCAGGGAGTCGTCGGTCTACGTGGAGATCGACCTGGACGGCACCGGTCAGGTGGAGATCAGCACCGGCGTGCCGTTCTACGACCACATGCTCACCGCGTTCGGGGTGCACGGCTGCTTCGACCTGATCGTGCGCGCCACGGGTGACACGCACATCGACGCACACCACTCGGTCGAGGACATCGCGATCGTGCTCGGCCAGGCGCTGCGGGAAGCGTTGGGGGACAAGAAGGGCATCCGCCGCTTCGGCGACTGCTGGATCCCGATGGACGAGACCCTCGCGCACGCGGCGGTCGACGTCTCCGGCCGCCCGTACACCGTGCACCGCGGCGAGCCGGAGCAGTTCAACAGCTTCGTGATCGGCGGCAACTACCCGTTCGTGCTGAACCGGCACGTGTTCGAGTCGCTCGCGTTCCACGCGCAGATCGCACTGCACGTGCGCGTCGAGTACGGCCGCGACCCGCACCACATCGCCGAGGCCGAGTACAAGGCGATCGCCCGTGCCCTGCGCGCGGCCGTGGAGCCCGACCCGCGCGTCGGCGGCATCCCGTCGACCAAGGGCGTGCTCTGA
- a CDS encoding antibiotic biosynthesis monooxygenase, with amino-acid sequence MTLPQLPSFVRGRTDLDGYTLYRSGESSGAKEVGCVVLVTVDTEDVATARGWVDSVFVALGSDPNPHPGGISAAFHIRDDGKRVINYAEWVSAEDHVDALSSGGGVGSQTTDWRRVQNFPGVQHVSVERYRPLAEVQAEVE; translated from the coding sequence ATGACTCTTCCACAGTTGCCCTCGTTCGTCCGCGGCCGCACCGACCTCGACGGCTACACGCTCTACCGCTCCGGCGAGTCGAGCGGCGCCAAGGAGGTCGGCTGCGTCGTGCTCGTCACCGTCGACACCGAGGACGTGGCCACCGCGCGCGGCTGGGTCGACTCGGTGTTCGTGGCGCTCGGCAGCGATCCGAACCCCCATCCCGGTGGCATCTCCGCGGCGTTCCACATCCGCGACGACGGCAAGCGCGTCATCAACTACGCGGAGTGGGTCAGCGCCGAGGACCACGTCGACGCGCTGTCGTCCGGTGGTGGTGTCGGTTCGCAGACCACGGACTGGCGCCGGGTGCAGAACTTCCCCGGCGTCCAGCACGTGAGCGTCGAGCGGTACCGGCCGCTAGCGGAGGTCCAAGCCGAGGTCGAGTGA
- a CDS encoding histidinol-phosphate transaminase, whose protein sequence is MKPVVGARVELSDLPLREDLRGRTPYGAPQLDVPYRLNTNENPYAPTDALAADVVAAVAEIAGELHRYPDRDAVALREDLAAYLASATSVPLTAENVWAANGSNEILQQILQAFGGPGRVALGFEPSYSMHPIIAAGTRTEWAPTPRRPDFSLDVEKAAAVIAETRPDVVFVTSPNNPTGQSIPLDDLRLLIASTSGVIVVDEAYAEFSPQRSAIELLDEYGSRLVVSRTMSKAFAFAGGRLGYLAAAPAVVDALQLVRLPYHLSQLTQAAARASLRHAAETLGSVALLAAERDRVVAALADMGFQVVPSDANFVLFGWFEDARAVWKSYLDHGVLIRDVGIAGHLRVTIGTPAENDAFLAASKEVSR, encoded by the coding sequence ATGAAGCCCGTCGTCGGCGCACGGGTGGAGCTCTCCGACCTGCCCCTGCGCGAGGACCTGCGCGGCCGCACGCCCTACGGCGCGCCGCAGCTCGACGTGCCGTACCGGCTGAACACCAACGAGAACCCGTACGCGCCGACGGACGCGCTCGCGGCGGACGTGGTGGCGGCGGTCGCGGAGATCGCCGGTGAGCTGCACCGGTACCCCGACCGCGACGCGGTGGCGTTGCGCGAGGACCTGGCCGCCTACCTGGCCTCGGCGACCTCGGTCCCGCTCACCGCGGAGAACGTCTGGGCCGCCAACGGGTCGAACGAGATCCTCCAGCAGATCCTGCAGGCCTTCGGCGGGCCCGGCCGGGTCGCGCTGGGCTTCGAACCGTCGTACTCGATGCACCCGATCATCGCGGCCGGCACGCGCACCGAGTGGGCGCCGACGCCGCGCCGGCCCGACTTCTCGCTCGACGTGGAGAAGGCCGCCGCGGTGATCGCCGAGACGCGTCCCGACGTCGTCTTCGTGACGTCGCCGAACAACCCGACCGGGCAGTCGATCCCGCTCGACGACCTGCGCCTGCTGATCGCGTCCACCTCGGGCGTGATCGTCGTGGACGAGGCGTACGCGGAGTTCTCGCCGCAGCGCAGCGCGATCGAGCTGCTCGACGAGTACGGCTCGCGGCTGGTCGTCTCGCGCACGATGTCGAAGGCCTTCGCGTTCGCCGGCGGGCGGCTCGGCTACCTCGCCGCCGCACCGGCCGTGGTCGACGCGCTGCAGCTGGTGCGCCTGCCGTACCACCTGTCGCAGCTGACCCAGGCGGCCGCGCGGGCCTCGTTGCGGCACGCCGCCGAGACGCTGGGTTCGGTGGCGCTGCTGGCCGCCGAGCGCGACCGCGTGGTGGCGGCGCTGGCGGACATGGGCTTCCAGGTCGTGCCCTCGGACGCGAACTTCGTGCTGTTCGGCTGGTTCGAGGACGCACGGGCGGTGTGGAAGTCCTATTTGGACCACGGCGTGCTGATCAGGGACGTCGGAATCGCGGGTCACCTGCGGGTGACCATCGGAACGCCCGCGGAGAACGACGCGTTCCTCGCGGCCAGCAAGGAGGTCAGCCGGTGA
- the hisD gene encoding histidinol dehydrogenase translates to MLNRIDLRGRTTTPAQLRAIVPRAEMDVDAVLHHVRPVVDAVAERGVEAALEYTEKFDRVRPASVRVPASAISSALSSLDPAVREALEESVARARRVHADQVRTEKTTQVVAGGTVTEKWVPVERVGLYAPGGLAVYPSSVVMNVVPAQIAGVESLVVCSPPQAEFDGLPHPTILAAAALLGVEEVWAVGGAQAVALLAHGGVDTDGTELAPVDMVTGPGNIYVAAAKRLLRGLVGIDAEAGPTEIAILADSTADPVHVAADLISQAEHDTLAASVLVTDSVELADAVDVELKRQAGATKHDERVRTALTGKQSGTVLVSSVDEGVRVVNAYAAEHLEIQTRDARAVAERIRSAGAIFVGPYAPVSLGDYCAGSNHVLPTGGCARHSSGLSVQTFLRGIHVIDYSEDALREVGGKVVALANAEDLPAHGQAVTARFPR, encoded by the coding sequence ATGCTGAACCGCATCGACCTGCGAGGTCGCACCACGACTCCCGCTCAGTTGCGCGCCATCGTGCCGCGCGCAGAGATGGACGTGGACGCGGTTCTGCATCACGTGCGTCCCGTCGTGGACGCGGTGGCCGAACGCGGCGTCGAGGCGGCTCTCGAGTACACGGAGAAGTTCGACCGTGTCCGTCCTGCCTCCGTCCGCGTGCCCGCTTCCGCCATCTCGTCTGCTCTGTCGTCGTTGGACCCCGCCGTCCGCGAGGCGCTGGAGGAGTCCGTCGCCCGTGCCCGCCGCGTGCACGCCGACCAGGTGCGCACCGAGAAGACCACCCAGGTCGTGGCCGGTGGCACGGTCACCGAGAAGTGGGTCCCGGTCGAGCGCGTCGGCCTGTACGCGCCGGGCGGCCTCGCCGTGTACCCGTCGTCGGTCGTGATGAACGTCGTGCCCGCGCAGATCGCGGGCGTCGAGTCGCTGGTGGTGTGCTCGCCGCCGCAGGCCGAGTTCGACGGTCTGCCGCACCCGACGATCCTGGCCGCTGCCGCGCTGCTCGGCGTCGAGGAGGTCTGGGCCGTCGGTGGCGCGCAGGCCGTGGCGTTGCTGGCACACGGCGGCGTGGACACCGACGGCACCGAGCTCGCGCCGGTCGACATGGTGACCGGGCCGGGCAACATCTACGTGGCCGCCGCCAAGCGCCTGTTGCGCGGGCTGGTCGGCATCGACGCCGAGGCCGGCCCGACCGAGATCGCGATCCTCGCGGACTCCACGGCCGACCCGGTGCACGTCGCCGCCGACCTGATCTCGCAGGCCGAGCACGACACGCTGGCCGCGTCCGTGCTGGTCACGGACTCCGTCGAGCTGGCGGACGCCGTCGACGTCGAGCTGAAGCGCCAGGCCGGTGCGACCAAGCACGACGAGCGGGTGCGCACGGCGTTGACCGGCAAGCAGTCCGGCACGGTCCTGGTGTCCTCCGTGGACGAAGGGGTCCGGGTCGTCAACGCCTACGCCGCCGAGCACCTGGAGATCCAGACGCGCGACGCGCGTGCCGTGGCCGAGCGGATCCGGTCGGCCGGCGCGATCTTCGTCGGTCCGTACGCGCCGGTGTCGCTGGGCGACTACTGCGCGGGCTCGAACCACGTGCTGCCCACGGGCGGCTGCGCGCGGCACTCGTCCGGGTTGTCCGTGCAGACGTTCCTGCGCGGCATCCACGTGATCGACTACTCCGAGGACGCCCTGCGCGAGGTCGGCGGCAAGGTCGTCGCGCTGGCCAACGCGGAGGACCTGCCCGCGCACGGGCAGGCCGTGACAGCGAGGTTCCCCCGATGA
- a CDS encoding M14 family metallopeptidase, with protein MLKKRRGKIAAVLALCLPVLVAGMAVPSTADSGRYLLEVEANTSAERTQVAQIGVDVLGATKLTTVQVVADKSQYRALQATGLPVRYVGDFEQELKKLGKVDFADPAPGQVGTQDFPSGYAGYHNYAEMTAELQQTVRDHPSLTSLRSIGKSYQNRDIWALKVSDNVATDESEPEVLFVCGQHAREHLTVEQCLQIAKRYTDNYATPAVKNLVDSRELWIVPMMNPDGAEYDIATGSFRGWRKNRQGNGTDLNRNWGYKWGCCGGSSSSPTSDTYRGTAAFSAPETTVIRNFVNSRVVGGGQQIKTFIDFHSYSELVLWPYGYTRADTDTGLNADEARAFQTLGRQMAATNGYTPEQASDLYITDGSSDDWMWGQHKIWAYTFEMYPASGSGLNGFYPRDTVIAAQTARNDRAVDLFMSYSDCVKRVIGQTC; from the coding sequence ATGTTGAAGAAGCGCCGCGGCAAGATCGCCGCAGTGCTCGCGCTGTGCCTGCCCGTGCTGGTAGCGGGCATGGCGGTGCCCAGCACCGCCGACTCCGGCCGCTACCTGCTGGAGGTCGAGGCGAACACGTCGGCCGAACGCACGCAGGTCGCCCAGATCGGCGTCGACGTGCTCGGCGCGACGAAGCTCACCACCGTCCAGGTCGTCGCCGACAAGTCCCAGTACCGCGCCCTGCAGGCGACGGGACTGCCGGTGAGGTACGTCGGTGACTTCGAGCAGGAGCTGAAGAAGCTCGGCAAGGTCGACTTCGCGGACCCGGCTCCCGGTCAGGTCGGCACTCAGGACTTCCCGTCCGGTTACGCCGGCTACCACAACTACGCGGAGATGACCGCGGAGCTGCAGCAGACGGTCCGCGACCACCCGTCGCTGACGAGCCTGCGCAGCATCGGCAAGAGCTACCAGAACCGGGACATCTGGGCGCTCAAGGTCAGCGACAACGTCGCGACCGACGAGAGCGAGCCGGAGGTGCTGTTCGTCTGCGGCCAGCACGCCCGCGAGCACCTGACCGTCGAGCAGTGCCTGCAGATCGCCAAGCGCTACACCGACAACTACGCCACGCCCGCGGTCAAGAACCTGGTCGACAGCCGGGAGCTGTGGATCGTGCCGATGATGAACCCGGACGGTGCCGAGTACGACATCGCCACCGGGTCGTTCCGCGGCTGGCGCAAGAACCGCCAGGGCAACGGCACCGACCTCAACCGCAACTGGGGCTACAAGTGGGGCTGCTGCGGCGGCTCCAGCAGCAGCCCGACGTCGGACACCTACCGCGGCACGGCGGCGTTCTCGGCGCCGGAGACCACGGTCATCCGCAACTTCGTGAACTCCCGGGTCGTCGGTGGCGGTCAGCAGATCAAGACCTTCATCGACTTCCACTCGTACTCGGAGCTCGTGCTGTGGCCGTACGGCTACACCCGCGCGGACACCGACACGGGCCTGAACGCGGACGAGGCACGCGCGTTCCAGACGCTGGGCCGGCAGATGGCCGCCACGAACGGCTACACGCCGGAGCAGGCGAGCGACCTGTACATCACCGACGGCAGCAGCGACGACTGGATGTGGGGCCAGCACAAGATCTGGGCCTACACGTTCGAGATGTACCCGGCGAGCGGCAGCGGCCTCAACGGCTTCTACCCGCGCGACACGGTCATCGCGGCGCAGACCGCCCGCAACGACCGCGCCGTCGACCTGTTCATGAGCTACTCGGACTGCGTGAAGCGGGTCATCGGGCAGACGTGCTGA
- a CDS encoding ABC transporter substrate-binding protein encodes MSRYPLILVALLALAGCTETAAPSPDGGANGTSIVLADRDEPTTLNPLLGYGEQGVSKIYDGLVEHRQDGSLSPQLAADLPQPAPDGLSWTVKLRGDVKFTDGSTFGAEDVVATYTAALQSQVKDRFATLKGVDQLDPSTVRFQLGQQHAAFPHLLVLGVLPSEQANANGRPVGTGPYKVVDWKKGDRLLLEANDGYFGGAPKIKKLTVVFVTDDNQRARRMQDGEFDGTVLPPKLAATFENRSGLQVRYHRSADYRAVALPAAHPVTGNAAIRLALNYAVNRQGMIDGLLEGRGTVGFTPVPDALAEDFDPTVKFRYDKTEAARQLDAAGWALGPDNIRIREGVAARFTLMYPLGDDLRADLATAFAADAKAVGVDVQLAGLSWEAIRPRVGQDALLSGEGSPFDPDLMLYGLRGQGSPAADTALENGRRLIDPAQRAVAYKLFQQAYAAAPSMTVLVFPEHAYVLRDSWNGYLPVVDPNSYGALSWGPWWNLDKWEPK; translated from the coding sequence GTGTCGCGTTACCCACTGATCCTCGTCGCCTTGCTGGCTCTCGCGGGCTGCACCGAGACCGCCGCGCCCAGCCCGGACGGTGGGGCGAACGGCACGTCGATCGTGCTCGCCGACCGCGACGAGCCGACCACGCTGAACCCGCTGCTCGGCTACGGCGAGCAGGGCGTGTCGAAGATCTACGACGGCCTCGTCGAGCACCGCCAGGACGGCTCGCTCTCCCCGCAGCTGGCCGCCGACCTGCCGCAGCCGGCGCCGGACGGGCTGAGCTGGACGGTGAAGCTGCGCGGTGACGTGAAGTTCACCGACGGCAGCACGTTCGGGGCCGAGGACGTCGTCGCCACCTACACCGCCGCGCTGCAGAGCCAGGTCAAGGACCGGTTCGCCACGCTCAAGGGCGTCGACCAGCTCGACCCGTCCACGGTCCGGTTCCAGCTGGGCCAGCAGCACGCCGCGTTCCCGCACCTGCTCGTGCTGGGCGTGCTGCCGAGCGAGCAGGCCAACGCGAACGGCCGGCCGGTCGGCACCGGGCCGTACAAGGTCGTCGACTGGAAGAAGGGCGACCGGCTGCTGCTGGAGGCCAACGACGGCTACTTCGGCGGCGCGCCGAAGATCAAGAAGCTGACCGTCGTGTTCGTCACCGACGACAACCAGCGCGCCCGGCGCATGCAGGACGGCGAGTTCGACGGCACGGTGCTGCCGCCCAAGCTCGCCGCGACCTTCGAGAACCGGTCGGGGCTGCAGGTCCGGTACCACCGCAGCGCCGACTACCGGGCCGTCGCGCTGCCCGCCGCGCACCCGGTGACCGGCAACGCCGCCATCCGCCTCGCGCTGAACTACGCGGTGAACCGCCAGGGCATGATCGACGGCCTGCTGGAGGGCAGGGGCACGGTGGGCTTCACGCCGGTGCCGGACGCGCTGGCCGAGGACTTCGACCCGACGGTGAAGTTCCGCTACGACAAGACCGAGGCCGCCCGCCAGCTCGACGCCGCCGGCTGGGCGCTCGGGCCGGACAACATCCGGATCCGCGAGGGCGTGGCCGCCCGCTTCACCCTGATGTACCCGCTGGGCGACGACCTGCGCGCCGACCTCGCCACCGCGTTCGCCGCCGACGCCAAGGCCGTGGGCGTGGACGTGCAGCTCGCGGGCCTGTCGTGGGAGGCGATCCGGCCGCGCGTCGGCCAGGACGCGCTGCTGTCCGGCGAGGGCTCGCCGTTCGACCCCGACCTGATGCTGTACGGCCTGCGCGGCCAGGGCAGCCCCGCCGCCGACACCGCGCTGGAGAACGGCCGCAGGCTGATCGACCCGGCCCAGCGCGCGGTCGCCTACAAGCTCTTCCAGCAGGCGTACGCCGCCGCGCCCTCGATGACCGTGCTGGTGTTCCCGGAACACGCCTACGTGCTGCGCGACTCGTGGAACGGCTACCTGCCGGTCGTCGACCCGAACTCCTACGGCGCCCTGTCCTGGGGCCCGTGGTGGAACCTCGACAAGTGGGAGCCTAAGTAG
- a CDS encoding aminotransferase class V-fold PLP-dependent enzyme yields MSDLIFLDSAGSSIPPPEVVDEVVGHLRRETEIGGYRAAAERRDDLEAGYGVMAELFGVRPTEIAFTDSATRSWLTAFDAVPLAKGDRVLVTEVEYGGNAVPMLRRAEETGATVEVMPSDRHGQLDVAALEFDERVKLVSLVHVPTNGGLVNPVNEVTARAHEAGALVLLDACQSTGQLDLRGLDYDMLVCTGRKWLRGPRGTGALVVRDDVRRRLRPRLFDHSGAEWTAPDRYRPRDDARWFELWEYGVADRLGLVAAAKYALAKGLDVIEAEVTARAKRLRDGLASIPGITVRDLGERQSGIVTFTSDDVPALELKDRLWDRQVAVTVSQAASTRFDMTRRGLDEVVRASPHYFVTEEEIDQALDRVSTSAR; encoded by the coding sequence GTGAGCGACCTGATCTTCCTCGACAGCGCCGGTTCCTCCATCCCGCCACCCGAGGTCGTCGACGAGGTGGTCGGCCACCTCCGGCGTGAGACCGAGATCGGCGGCTACCGGGCCGCCGCCGAACGCCGCGACGACCTCGAAGCCGGGTACGGCGTCATGGCCGAGCTGTTCGGCGTGCGGCCCACCGAGATCGCGTTCACCGACAGCGCCACCCGCTCGTGGCTGACCGCGTTCGACGCCGTCCCGCTCGCGAAGGGCGACCGGGTGCTGGTCACCGAGGTCGAGTACGGCGGCAACGCGGTGCCGATGCTGCGCCGCGCGGAGGAGACCGGCGCGACGGTCGAGGTCATGCCCTCGGACCGGCACGGCCAGCTCGACGTCGCGGCGCTGGAGTTCGACGAACGGGTCAAGCTCGTCTCGCTCGTGCACGTGCCCACCAACGGCGGCTTGGTCAACCCCGTCAACGAGGTCACCGCACGCGCCCACGAGGCCGGCGCGCTGGTGCTGCTCGACGCCTGCCAGTCCACCGGTCAGCTGGACCTGCGCGGGCTCGACTACGACATGCTCGTGTGCACCGGCCGCAAGTGGCTGCGCGGGCCGCGCGGCACGGGTGCGCTGGTGGTGAGGGACGACGTCCGGCGCAGGTTGCGGCCCCGGCTGTTCGACCACAGCGGTGCCGAGTGGACGGCTCCCGACCGCTACCGGCCGCGCGACGACGCGCGGTGGTTCGAGCTGTGGGAGTACGGCGTCGCCGACCGGCTCGGTCTGGTCGCCGCCGCGAAGTACGCGCTGGCGAAGGGCCTGGACGTGATCGAAGCCGAGGTCACGGCACGTGCCAAGCGTTTGCGTGACGGTCTCGCGAGCATCCCCGGCATCACCGTCAGGGACCTCGGTGAACGGCAGTCGGGCATCGTCACGTTCACCAGCGACGACGTCCCGGCGCTCGAGCTGAAGGACCGGCTGTGGGACCGGCAGGTCGCCGTCACCGTCTCCCAGGCCGCGTCCACCCGGTTCGACATGACCCGGCGCGGCCTGGACGAAGTAGTGCGGGCCTCCCCGCACTACTTCGTCACCGAAGAGGAGATCGATCAGGCGCTGGACCGCGTCAGCACGTCTGCCCGATGA
- the nadC gene encoding carboxylating nicotinate-nucleotide diphosphorylase, with protein sequence MTEFDWDDANRVIQLALEEDLRYGLDATTLATVPEKAVATAEITPRAAGVLCGVSVARAAFQRYLPEVEVLSEAPDGVKAVPGEPALVLTGPARGLLTVERTALNLVCHLSGIATQTARWVDAVEGTGAAVRDSRKTLPGLRLLQKYAVRCGGGVNHRMGLGDAILIKDNHVAAAGSVGAAIRAAREHAPDLLMEVEVDSLAQLDEALTEGAELVLLDNFTPEQCAQAVARRPAGVKLEASGGLTLDVARRYAETGVDYLAVGGLTHSSPSLDLGLDLR encoded by the coding sequence ATGACCGAGTTCGACTGGGACGACGCGAACCGCGTCATCCAGCTCGCCCTGGAGGAGGACCTCCGCTACGGCCTCGACGCCACGACGCTGGCCACGGTGCCGGAGAAGGCCGTCGCGACCGCGGAGATCACCCCGCGCGCGGCGGGCGTGCTGTGCGGCGTCTCCGTTGCGAGGGCGGCTTTCCAGCGCTACCTGCCCGAGGTCGAGGTCCTGTCCGAGGCGCCTGACGGTGTCAAGGCGGTGCCCGGCGAACCCGCTCTGGTGCTGACCGGACCGGCCCGCGGCCTGCTCACGGTCGAGCGCACGGCGTTGAACCTGGTCTGCCACCTGTCCGGCATCGCGACGCAGACCGCGCGCTGGGTCGACGCGGTCGAGGGCACGGGTGCCGCGGTCCGCGACTCCCGCAAGACGTTGCCCGGCCTGCGGTTGCTGCAGAAGTACGCCGTGCGGTGCGGCGGCGGCGTGAACCACCGGATGGGCCTCGGCGACGCGATCCTCATCAAGGACAACCACGTCGCCGCGGCCGGTTCGGTCGGCGCCGCGATCCGCGCGGCCCGCGAGCACGCCCCCGACCTGCTGATGGAGGTCGAGGTCGACAGCCTCGCGCAGCTCGACGAGGCCCTGACCGAGGGCGCGGAACTGGTGCTGCTGGACAACTTCACGCCCGAGCAGTGCGCGCAGGCGGTGGCCCGCAGGCCGGCGGGCGTCAAGCTGGAGGCGTCCGGCGGGCTCACGCTGGACGTGGCCCGCCGGTACGCCGAGACAGGTGTGGACTACCTCGCGGTGGGCGGTCTCACGCACTCCAGCCCGTCACTCGACCTCGGCTTGGACCTCCGCTAG
- a CDS encoding carbon-nitrogen hydrolase family protein, translating into MRIAVSQISSTTDPRSNLELVRDAVRRADGARVVLLPEATMCRFGVPLGPVAEPLDGPWASAVREIAVSHDVVVVAGMFTPSGDRVTNTMLVTGPDVHLGYDKIHLFDAFGFQESRTVAPGSDVVTFELDGVTLGVATCYDVRFPELFRAVADKGASAVLLGASWGAGPGKKEQWELLVRARALDCTSFVVACGQAYPGDLGSPAPTGIGCSTVADPFGNVVLQLSDQPEVSVVDLDLAAVDKAREVLPVLANRRLP; encoded by the coding sequence ATGCGCATCGCCGTGAGTCAGATCAGCTCCACCACCGACCCCAGGTCCAACCTGGAGCTCGTCCGCGACGCGGTGCGCCGGGCCGACGGCGCGCGGGTCGTGCTGCTGCCCGAGGCGACGATGTGCCGGTTCGGCGTGCCGCTCGGGCCGGTCGCCGAGCCGCTGGACGGACCGTGGGCCTCGGCGGTGCGCGAGATCGCGGTTTCTCACGACGTCGTGGTGGTGGCGGGCATGTTCACGCCGTCCGGTGACCGCGTGACGAACACCATGCTGGTGACCGGGCCGGACGTGCACCTGGGCTACGACAAGATCCACCTGTTCGACGCCTTCGGCTTCCAGGAGTCGCGCACGGTCGCGCCGGGGTCGGACGTGGTGACGTTCGAGCTCGACGGGGTGACCTTGGGCGTGGCGACCTGTTACGACGTCCGCTTCCCCGAGCTGTTCCGCGCGGTGGCGGACAAGGGTGCGTCGGCGGTGCTGCTCGGGGCGTCGTGGGGCGCGGGGCCGGGCAAGAAGGAGCAGTGGGAGCTCCTGGTGCGAGCGCGCGCGTTGGACTGCACGTCGTTCGTCGTGGCGTGCGGTCAGGCGTATCCCGGTGACCTGGGTTCGCCGGCGCCCACGGGGATCGGGTGCTCGACGGTCGCCGACCCGTTCGGCAACGTCGTTCTGCAGCTTTCCGACCAACCGGAAGTCTCGGTCGTGGACCTCGATCTCGCCGCGGTGGACAAAGCGCGGGAAGTCTTGCCGGTGCTGGCGAACCGACGGCTGCCTTGA